One part of the Eubalaena glacialis isolate mEubGla1 chromosome 19, mEubGla1.1.hap2.+ XY, whole genome shotgun sequence genome encodes these proteins:
- the ALOX12 gene encoding polyunsaturated fatty acid lipoxygenase ALOX12 isoform X2, which produces MKVLRLRHQFKTLRATRRAPSSSRCDGASDTPRRCPEDGTREAVFGGLVNGGSTKEEEFEHDIPEDLGPLQFVKLRKHHSLVDNAWFCDHITVQGPVAFEEAAFPCYCWVQADSVLCLPEGTACLAGNNALDVFQKHREKELKERRQIYCWATWKEGLPLTMAAGCEDDLPANMRFHEEKRLDFEWTLKAGALEMVLKRVYTLLRSWNHVENFDHIFWGQKSILAEKVRQRWQDDELFGYQFLNGANPMLLRRCTSLPSRLVLPSGMEELRAQLEKELQNSSLFEADFILLDGIPANVIRGEKQYLAAPLVMLKMDTSGKLLPMVIQIQPPSPSSPTPPLFLPSDPPLAWLLAKSWVRNSDFQLHQLQYHLLNTHLLAEVIAVATMRCLPGLHPVFKLLIPHIRYTIEINTRARTQLISDGGIFDKAVSTGGGGHVHLLHRALAQLTYCSLCPPNNLADRGLLGTPGALYAHDALQLWEITARYVEGIIHLFYRGDDVVRGDPELQAWCREITEVGLCQAQDRGFPISFQSQKQLCHFLTMCVFTCTAQHGAINQGQVWRAESPGP; this is translated from the exons ATGAAGGTGCTGAGACTCAGACATCAATTCAAGACACTGCGGGCCACGCGCCGCGCTCCCTCTTCCTCCCGGTGCGATGGGGCGTCAGACACACCGCGCAGATGTCCGGAGGACGGAACGAGGGAGGCTGTCTTTGGAGGCCTTGTCAACGGAGGCTCCACAAAG GAGGAGGAGTTTGAGCATGACATTCCCGAGGACTTGGGGCCACTGCAGTTCGTGAAGCTGCGCAAACACCACTCCCTGGTGGACAACGCGTGGTTCTGCGACCACATCACGGTGCAGGGCCCTGTAGCCTTCGAGGAGGCCGCCTTCCCGTGCTACTGCTGGGTGCAGGCCGACAGCGTGCTGTGCCTGCCCGAGGGCACCG CCTGCCTGGCAGGAAACAACGCATTGGACGTGTTCCAGAAACATCGAGAGAAGGAACTCAAAGAAAGACGTCAGATATACTG CTGGGCCACATGGAAGGAAGGGTTACCCCTGACAATGGCTGCGGGCTGTGAGGACGATCTACCTGCAAATATGAGATTCCACGAGGAGAAGAGGCTGGACTTTGAGTGGACACTGAAGGCAGG GGCTCTGGAGATGGTCCTCAAACGCGTTTACACCCTCCTGAGGTCCTGGAACCACGTGGAGAATTTTGATCACATCTTCTGGGGCCAGAAGAGTATCCTGGCTG AGAAGGTTCGCCAACGCTGGCAGGACGATGAATTGTTTGGCTACCAGTTCCTCAATGGCGCCAATCCCATGCTGCTGAGACGCTGCACCTCTCTGCCCTCCCGGCTAGTGCTGCCCTCGGGGATGGAGGAGCTACGGGCCCAGCTGGAGAAAGAACTCCAG AACAGTTCCCTGTTTGAGGCTGATTTCATTCTCCTGGACGGAATTCCAGCCAATGTGATCCGAGGAGAGAAGCAGTACCTGGCTGCCCCCCTCGTCATGCTGAAGATGGACACCAGTGGGAAGCTGCTACCCATGGTCATCCAG atccagcctcccagccccagctccccGACCCCACCACTGTTCCTGCCCTCAGATCCTCCACTTGCCTGGCTCCTGGCAAAGTCCTGGGTCCGAAATTCAGATTTCCAACTGCACCAGCTCCAGTATCATCTGCTGAACACCCACCTGCTGGCTGAGGTCATTGCTGTGGCCACCATGAGGTGCCTCCCAGGGCTGCACCCTGTCTTCAAG CTCCTGATCCCACACATCCGCTACACGATAGAAATCAACACCCGGGCACGGACCCAACTCATCTCAGACGGAGGTATATTTGATAAG GCTGTGAGCACCGGTGGAGGGGGCCACGTGCACTTGCTCCACCGGGCCCTGGCTCAGCTGACCTACTGCTCCCTCTGTCCTCCCAACAATCTGGCTGACCGCGGCCTGCTGGGAACCCCGGGTGCTCTCTATGCCCACGACGCTTTACAACTCTGGGAGATCACTGCCCG gtacgtGGAGGGGATCATCCACCTTTTCTACCGCGGGGATGACGTCGTGAGAGGGGACCCTGAGCTGCAGGCCTGGTGTCGGGAGATCACTGAGGTGGGGCTGTGCCAGGCCCAGGACCGAG